GTACATAAAATGACAAAGAGTGGGATCGATACCTGCTCTTTGTGTCAAGCGTAATGAGGCAACtcttgttgtggtttttttagattgtttaaagttttttagattgttaaaggttaaaggtttcTTTGTGTGTAACAGAGCTGGTCTAATCCTGATTCCAGTCTTAATGTTAAGATACCCATTTTTAAGACGTGGCTCAATATTTACCATTCAGACACCACACAATCTTCTCATTTGACCCACAGCAGAAAAGCTAATAAACCAATTCCACCAAATGTCATACtattaattaaacaaatctCCATCATCTGAATGCGTCAAACAACAATTCATAATTCAAATCATCTGGGTTACCTGGAGATCTGTGTATTCAGTTATCGTATATGAAAATATGTGAGTGTTTATGTGCACACATCAGTGCAAGCATCATAATCATCTCTCTTGTCCTCTGTTCTTGTGCAAAATATTGACTCCACACgtactgtgtgagtgtgattcTGCATGTGACAGCACCTCTTTGCGTGCTCAGTTGTAGCCTATGAACTATGGGTGAATGTCCAAAGCAATTGGACTGGAGTAGAAAGGATTACACTTGCAGAAAGTGAACATCTGATGCAATTGCCCAATCCCAATCAATCTCACTCACTAATGTGAAAGGGATTCTTCCGACCATGTTGTGTTCATTGTTAAATTCTTAATAGCTAACTAGCAGAAACGTTTTGTCTGTTCTGGCCTTTAGCTGTTAAATTGCACTAACTAGCAGTGTAGCTCTTTGAGTTATAAAGTGTTTATTTGAATCTCTAGTAGCCAGTTTACAGTGTTGCATTTATTAGAGTTAAGTGCCTATAGAGAATTTCTGTGTTAGGGAGTTTATCTGCTGAAAATATTAGGGGGAAATATAAAACTTTTAAGAGATGCTTAACTTTTTGCAAACTCCTAGCAGAAATAGATGACAACTTAAAACATTGTCTCACCAGTTCTCTCCTCAGCCAACTGAGAGCTTCATCGATGTTTCCAAATCCCTTCAGCACACCTGATGGCAACTTGCACTGAATCCCATCAGAGTTCACAACAGCCTCTTTGGGAGTGACCACTTCCTTTTCAATCTCAACTACGCTCAGGCCTTTTCCATTTTCTGCCTCACTGCTTTCTGCCTCAAGCCGGGCCTTCCACTCTAGGTAAGAAGGTCTCCTGGTCTCCAGTCTTAACTTCTCAGTCAAGGCTTTCAGGCTCATGAGATGGTCATCTGCCGGCAAATCCGCATCTTCCTCACATTCTGGTTCCTCCAGGACACAAGCCCTGTCCAGTGTTATCTGAGGAGCTTTGGAGGTGTCCATTTAATCTGCTCAGCACTCAAGGATTCCTgagaaatgtgttaaaataaaaaatagatatattttCTTAGTTGGTGGCCTCATTTGTTGTCAGATATGTATGAGGGTTTTTTGTCAGGGAAGTTGATCTTCAATGGATAAAAACGGGTCCACTGATGTTTTGGAGGCAGAGTTTCTTAAGAactgcagaggagagaaaaagcaaAGTATGACGCATTCTGTGACCACTGGCAACAATTTCCTAAATGACAAGAGATAAAGGTGATGGGACATCTGACAGCAAGGCTACACGTCTAATTAGGCATGTCAGTCTCAGCTACATGAAAGGTCATATAAATTAAAGATTATAAATCAGAAATACTGAATGAATGTTGAGTTTGTGCACACAAGTTCATTCTGTAGAATGATTAACATTTACAATGTGGCTTCTCTCATCAAATAATAAAGTATCAGCACACTGAGGAAACACACCTCCAGGGTTTTAGTTTAACAGGAACAAattgtttccatagcaacaacGACAGGAACTGTCAATGAATCAGACATTTCCCACCTCCTGTCCTCAGGGCTTATTGCTTTTACTGGCAGTGTTAAATTATTGGCTGATGGGTTTGCTCTTTCACAGCAAGACACAGAATGggacaaaaaacatgtttgaatttttttctaGAATCCTGAACATTAAGGCAGTATCTGCTTACACAtttttccacaaacacacaacccgAGAATGTTGAAAGTCTCTGCTTGAGATGACCGCTAACTCCAAAATGCTAACATACTCACAATCAACACAACTACGTACACCATCTTGCTTTAGTGTGCTAGCTAAGAACGGTTGCTACAGCAACCCTTGTTTTTATAACTAAACACATACGGCATGTGATGTGACAAtataacactttttaaaaatacttcattGGATCCAACACCGTTTGAGTATACCTTATTACTAGGCCTACTCATAAGACATATACATTGTCCATTAAAACATACAATTGTGACTCAAGAATGTGACTGGTGTCTCTGCCTGGAGCTGAATGCTTTTCAGAATGGACACAACAGCCAATGTAATAGTTTGGTGTTCTAGCTAACTTAGATTTACAATAACCAAAGGCTGatagtttttctcttttacataCACTCTCATGTTGCTtgataaaaacatacagtatgtcacaAAAAACGTTTTCCAAACCATACTTTAATAGATCGTATTCATAATATATTCATAAGTACAATGAGACATACACATTTTAACCTACAAATCTAATTTAGAAATGTGCAATAAGTCTGCTTGGCGCTGAATGATAACTTCTTAATTTAGCATGCTAGCTAAAAGGACTGGCTGAGTTATGTTTTCTCTTACACTCAACATGCACAGATCCTGACcattattttcattataaaaTGTTCCTCATTAGATTTTTTAACTTGCACAAACAATTCAAGAATGCTGCTAACTGCTCTTCTtcaagctaaatgctaacatagGAATTCTAACATACAAGCATACTacttactactactactactaataacaTACTCAAAATGAACTCAGCTATTTAGAATCTTAATTTAGTGTAGCATACTTAAATTTGACAATAAAACACTTCATATAAAGTAGCTAAAACTCATTATAATAGAAGTGTCAAAATGTATGCAGGTTCGAGTTCATAAACCAAAGTGTTGGGTAAGATTAAATTTGGACTTATTGTTTGGATGGAAAATGTTGTTATCCATCCAACAGTTGTAAAGTTTAATAAGTCTGGACTAAAGAAAATTCATTTTTGGATAGAAACCTGTACTCATTATCATTCTGCAAATTCAAACACAATTTGagttacacaacaacaaatagcaTCCTAATCTTTATCTTGTGTAATCCAACCACTAAATAAAGCATGGGACGACTACCTCAAGAAACAAAGTCACCATGTAAACCTTTCACTTCTCTTAAATGATATAGCACACACTCATACCAGGAGCAGCAAAAGAAAGCTCTTCCAGCGTCCTCTTACAAAGTCTTCCTGTAGTAAGTGGTTAGTGCTCATTTATTCCATAATGGGCACAGCAGGCCAGCAGAGAAGTCATTGCCCTTGTATCTAATGATAGGTTGGCTGTTCTGCAAGGTACAAAAAGACCTCCGCTCAGACTGTGCACAGTAGCTGAATAAGGAAAGCAGGGGAATGGATCCTCTACTTATTCTTAAAAGGAATCAGTGTATCTCTGGGGACCAACTCGTTACAGAAGACCAATACGGGAGGAGAATAAATCCATGCCATATGCATTTTTAACGAGTTTGTAAAGACCCTGTACGTACAGtaaagaagtgatttaaaatgtgaactGCAGCACCAAGAGGAACATTTAGGGGAAATGCATATATAATATACATAAACAAGGTGTGACCACTGTAAAAAAATCATGACATTGAAAACGCCAAACCAGCCTCTTGTTGGCTGCTTGATCATTAAAGAGGCATTTGTGGTGAACCCTGCAATTTTTTCAGAAAGATCAGCAAGAAACCTTTCTCTTAAGGATAAAAGTTTTGGATCATggatatcattttttaaagtaaattaaaacacaaagaaataatctttggggaaaaaaacaaaaatgaattctGCTCCTCTGAATTTTCAAACTTGTATAAACCACTGAGCATCTCAACAGAACATTCCTCTGGTTTCGAGGCAGGAGACTTTCAGTGCTGCCACACCAACAGATATTATTTTGAGGTGTTGGACTAGGAGATGCCTAAACCTGGTCTGACTTATGAAGTCTGGCTCTTCTCTGGAACATAAAGTCCTGTCTGCATAACAAACATAACTTCAGGGAAACTAATCAGGCTTGAGTGTGTATCTCTTCAGTCTATAACATAGCACAATTCTGAGTCATTTCCATTTAAAGATGGTAAACCACAGGGATAACTGTATGAAGCTAAACAGTGTATCATGGGCaagaatataaataataatgtataaGTCATCAACAGGATCCTAAGTGTATTCAAGGGTTAAGAGGCCTGACACAAACGCTATTCATACAGGCAAACGTCCAATTATCCTGGTAGATTATACTCCTTTATTATGGCAACAAAAACCTAATGAAACAGCTGCTGGTTCAATACATTCCTCAGTCTAACCACAGGCTATCAGTATGAACAGGTTTAATTTTCCTGCCTGTGTATGTTCAGAAAGAGGAACACATTATATAAAGAGCCTATAGAGGAGCTGAGATAAACCAACAACACCTTGTCTGTCAAAAAGATTCACATGCATTTAATgaatttacacacacagtaaattaAATAGGCATTTTCTATAACTGTAAACAAGCTGAAATATAATTTTTAATGTATATGCATGTAGGATGGGTTAACTTAAAGCAGACATGATTAATACAATAAATTAACAAAGAAAACTTTACAAAAGTATCAGAAAATGATGATTGTGTAATAACACAGTTAGATCATAATTCAGTTTTTCCTACAAATATCTGGTTTAATAATTCACTTGACCTTATTCTAACCTAAGCCAAGCCTAAATTCAAATATATCAGAGTTGTGTTCAAGTTATCTTAATTCATAGATTCTAATTGTTCAAGCAGCTGTCTTAGTTAGTTGTCTTTCCCCTTGGTCTCTTCATACAACAAGAGCATCATTTCTGCACCAGTATAAACATTAAGGGCAGAGTTGATGTCACGCGCGGTTATTGATGCCTCCAGCACAGTAGACCTCAACTTCCTCATCTGCTATCATACAGAAGGTGTTACCTAAACGTACGTCAATTCAAACTGCGTGTGGCTCGTTTACCTTGTAAGACTTTCCTGCTGCAGTCCAACTTGTCAACCACCCTGAATCCAAGCAACAGCATCAGTGAACACCATCACGAGCCCGCTACCTCTCCCTCTTCTTAAATCGTCCCCAAACAGCTCCACCACGatccacttgttttttttttttcgctaccggaggaggggcggggggagTCTGCGTCAGGTTGTGGTTGCTTGGAGACGCCCCAGGAATCTCTATCTTCCCGCCGCATGAATAATAATGCAAGTGCGCCACAGATAACAAAGCTTCACTGCTGCTGTAATTTATTTCatccaacaaaaacaacacaaaacatcgAGTCTATAAGTACAAAACGTGGAAAAATTTGAAACACAAGCAGCCTGCTGACTAGTTTAGCATACAGTTCACAAGTGTCGTAAACTCTTAAAAGTGTCACACATTTCGTCTgtcaataaagttaaaataatataccagaataaatacaaagatctcttcaaacatttaaatctgaaaaagtaCAAGTTTATTTCTGACCAATGCGTTTTCATGAGCTTATTAGGAGTTTAATTTAATGCAACTTTTATAATTTGATGGAGGTCTATTACGACTCAACATAAACAAGGAATGAAATAGAAAACCTTGTCCACTAACGGTAATAGTTTACTCTTTTTGCAGCCCCTAGTGGTTTGTTTTCGTACTGATTGTCTTAGCcatcaacatttttgtttggataccattttattaaacaaaacaattaaaattacTTTGTACAAGTTTTATTTACtatgtatatttttctttaCTGGGCATTCACATGTGTTTATGATGTAAATCCCATTTTTATATGGAACATTAAAACAGTACCAGCTCAATTCaggtatttcttttttata
The Labrus mixtus chromosome 12, fLabMix1.1, whole genome shotgun sequence genome window above contains:
- the fam167ab gene encoding protein FAM167A, translating into MDTSKAPQITLDRACVLEEPECEEDADLPADDHLMSLKALTEKLRLETRRPSYLEWKARLEAESSEAENGKGLSVVEIEKEVVTPKEAVVNSDGIQCKLPSGVLKGFGNIDEALSWLRRELTDMRLQDQQLARQLMRLRNDINKLKIEQTCHLHRRMLNDATFGLEERDELSDLLYECPVTPGLGLSAPLRLIGVTKMNINSRRFSLC